One genomic segment of Styela clava chromosome 3, kaStyClav1.hap1.2, whole genome shotgun sequence includes these proteins:
- the LOC144420837 gene encoding uncharacterized protein LOC144420837: protein MWKQKNIGSCAVILYFIFTHSDTNCADISGDILFHPDSDYLELDIDNFDINHNSVICSYSSSTSISWWKGSVEVSGRQFDSAYQVNGRIYFPGHVALTDSGDYSCKVNASSNLGEKNLLVCIIASASTPSSSTVPACNPTSTPFKDVNETTRSSITITTVNAETSKTNLSETTQKIKSTTENLPNNTGLIAGAAVGVVVLIAIIGIVFYFHKRSPKNVPESDVVLEESLHYHEISSNPPTASNNTSEGNRTYSNVIEEDGYEPSAYITHNPNISERPPYYEK from the exons ATGTGGAAGCAAAAGAACATAGGTTCATGTGCTGTTatcttatatttcatttttactcATTCGGATACAAATTGCGCTGATATAAGTGGAG ATATTCTATTCCATCCGGATAGCGACTATCTCGAGTTGGATATCGACAACTTCGATATAAACCACAATTCCGTAATATGTTCATATTCCTCATCAACCTCAATAAGCTGGTGGAAAGGCAGTGTCGAAGTTAGCGGACGTCAGTTCGATTCTGCTTATCAAGTCAACGGGAGAATATATTTTCCTGGACATGTAGCACTGACAGATTCCGGTGATTATTCATGTAAAGTCAATGCATCTTCTAACCTTGGagagaaaaatttattagtATGCATTATAG CTTCAGCAAGTACACCGTCTTCATCCACGGTCCCAGCTTGTAATCCAACATCTACTCCTTTCAAAGACGTGAATGAAACGACAAGATCGTCAATAACCATAACGACAGTGAATGCAG AAACAAGCAAGACGAATCTGAGCGAAACAACgcagaaaataaaatcaacaacAGAAAATTTACCCAACAATACCG GCCTCATAGCAGGCGCAGCCGTAGGAGTAGTGGTGTTGATTGCCATCATCggaattgtattttatttccataaaag ATCACCGAAAAATGTTCCTGAATCGGATGTTGTGCTTGAGGAATCCCTACATTATCACGAGATTTCGTCTAATCCACCAACTGCGTCCAATAATACCTCAGAGGGCAATAG AACATATTCAAATGTCATCGAAGAAGACGGGTATGAACCTAGTGCATATATTACACACAATCCAAATATCTCCGAACGGCCACCGTATTATGAAAA ATGA
- the LOC120342439 gene encoding uncharacterized protein LOC120342439 produces MKISGTQLGFLLVAILLKSNAVSALVSIEAPVEEYWGVRDDAELQIQANVTTDVDWGNVTVTVKTPDNRAFPANTEDGTDSTSRLYTYAIKSLFIADAGVYTFTVEDSSTGETDNATVTVYIYTVDVLPISASHHVVDGQSRLKPLLIPIYVSTDGDWGNVDVTSMTPSGDSSSTSFIETSFPFMRLYQVNVDDAEPGIYNVSVNEILGGREYALFSTSEVQVYEATSPDEYLYRIAENRVNILSTVPDFHQYWYDGPDDTYILDGGNDMYDRGNYITISSGNSVTSNVPYGKPFTTPSYLFSSKTTYPFTSLMWISNVNGVEDMFSMKVSGKTGAFGTGMTSQFSSSFTHSGYNVWYKTFQVYDASPDPSICEVYFYVTNEELWASVPPTSVNLTVASASTINLDNTFSVSGGPQNIMIGYLLLSNSYGNETLQSEVNPVMHKITSVIEEKDAFTIMAEEDEIELEMGEESATLSVTITSLGNWNGYDVTLETPLGEVYNVTNYTDNIDARVYSYSLTSLTESDSGIYIFHATDKYKYALKAETKLTIFSAEIIIVTREYWGTNDAEVVLSVMAVADNWTDTTVMVLRPDGSVHEAIAENNTGVTRTFTHRVTNLFVEDAGVYQFTTQRNGLVSSRPGNVTLYLFSIDILPDSSSSHAIAKETKATLMVYVACDGDWANVQGKVTTPSKDVIDMYSEPGAVPSVKAYLANVTDVTAGQYDIVITESLGVRTESKYSRETITVHNSTHVDEYLYRIGLVTDEIRGYIPEWKDYWYDGVDNTYISDGGFDMYDRGNYISYSWMENNLAGMETHIPYGKPFKYESFEFSSKAFYPFVTLMWIDNSNQIGSDYSITVEGRAGAAFDSVVNQYTRILFEGTYDVTYIVFHLNGTSAPSICEVYFLITNTFHWNSVAPSSFHIHADGASTGMLENTVHMGGSPSNVMLGYTLLSKANGAEVTYLDVERVLEKYVDIIAERDQFGIRTTSDDGYYVSTSGGNATVQATVTTSGKWNGINVEVTLPSGQIKPVTDYTLDPIHTKRIYEYHIIGARSSDIGDYSFAVTDKYDELETTAGYLHVFTTEILPTSKSEYVGDSGDTVTMEIFVRTENTNLGMLNVEIETPNLGAVPVTDRTTDSTNIITYRYKVVNPTHEQDNGLYRFHVVENFETYTDESTWDVTLDVFSVSSSIETPSYTTNMGAETLQISGLISTLGNWEFVDVTIRTPARGTPEVAAYESTENPATRIYIYTMREVTSRDSGAYQFVATETINNEQRVTESESIEVIVKEEKLSGGEIAGIVIGSIAGATILIGLLVYCCRRGNSKSEKSSVPLNDDVTAPVKEKSPENTEKSVEKKEKDDDVTAL; encoded by the exons atgaaaatatcgGGAACTCAGTTAGGATTTTTATTAGTCGCCATCTTGCTCAAAAGCAATGCGGTTTCTGCATTAG tcTCGATCGAGGCGCCAGTAGAAGAGTATTGGGGAGTGCGTGATGATGCCGAACTCCAAATCCAGGCCAATGTAACCACAGACGTCGATTGGGGTAATGTAACAGTAACAGTGAAAACTCCTGACAACAGAGCATTTCCAGCAAACACTGAAGATGGTACGGATTCTACATCAAGGCTTTACACTTACGCCATCAAATCATTATTTATAGCAGATGCTGGCGTGTATACATTCACAGTGGAAGATTCATCTACCGGAGAGACAGATAATGCAACAGTTACTGTATACA TATACACCGTTGACGTGTTACCAATATCAGCTAGTCATCACGTTGTCGATGGTCAAAGCAGACTTAAACCTCTGCTGATACCGATATATGTCTCAACCGATGGAGACTGGGGCAATGTCGATGTAACTTCAATGACCCCAAGTGGAGATTCATCTTCGACGAGCTTCATCGAAACAAGTTTTCCATTTATGAGATTATATCAAGTGAACGTTGATGATGCGGAACCTGGGATTTACAATGTATCAGTAAATGAAATTTTAGGAGGACGGGAGTATGCACTTTTTTCAACATCAGAAGTACAAGTGTATG AGGCAACATCGCCAGACGAATATTTGTACAGAATAGCTGAAAACAGAGTCAATATATTGAGCACCGTTCCCGATTTTCATCAATATTGGTACGATGGGCCAGATGACACCTATATATTGGACGGTGGTAATGATATGTATGACAGGGGAAATTAT ATCACCATATCATCGGGCAACTCTGTCACTTCAAACGTGCCGTATGGAAAACCATTTAC AACTCCATCGTACCtattttcatcaaaaacaaCGTATCCGTTCACATCACTAATGTGGATTTCAAATGTCAATGGAGTCGAGGATATGTTTTCAATGAAG GTATCAGGTAAAACAGGTGCGTTTGGCACCGGGATGACTTCACAATTCAGTTCGTCGTTTACACATTCGGGGTACAATGTTTGGTATAAAACGTTTCAAGTTTACGATGCTTCTCCTGATCCAAGTATCTGCGAAGTTTATTTCTACGTCACAAACGAAGAG CTTTGGGCTTCCGTTCCTCCAACGTCTGTCAACCTTACAGTGGCCAGTGCCTCGACTATAAACTTGGATAACACCTTTAGTGTATCAGGAGGACCACAAAACATTATGATCGGATATCTACTACTTTCCAA TTCTTATGGTAACGAGACACTGCAGTCAGAAGTCAATCCTGTAATGCATAAAATAACAAGCGTGATAGAGGAGAAAGATG CATTTACAATAATGGCAGAAGAAGACGAAATAGAATTGGAAATGGGCGAAGAGAGTGCAACCCTATCTGTGACGATAACCAGCCTCGGAAATTGGAATGGTTACGATGTAACGCTTGAAACACCCTTGGGTGAAGTTTACAACGTGACCAACTATACAGACAACATTGATGCGCGCGTTTACAGCTATTCTTTGACATCGCTGACAGAATCCGACTCGGGAATATACATATTTCATGCAACTGATAAATACAAATATGCTCTGAAGGCTGAAACCAAACTCACCA TATTTTCAGCAGAAATTATTATTGTCACTCGCGAGTACTGGGGGACTAATGACGCTGAAGTGGTATTGAGCGTGATGGCGGTTGCTGACAATTGGACGGATACAACGGTTATGGTTCTGAGACCAGATGGATCTGTCCACGAAGCGATTGCGGAAAACAACACTGGAGTTACCAGAACTTTCACCCATCGTGTTACAAACCTGTTTGTGGAAGATGCTGGAGTTTATCAATTTACAACTCAAAGAAATGGACTCGTTTCGTCGAGGCCTGGAAATGTAACTCTTTATT TGTTCTCCATTGACATTTTACCGGATTCCTCAAGTTCGCACGCGATTGCAAAAGAAACTAAAGCAACCCTAATGGTATACGTTGCTTGCGATGGAGATTGGGCAAACGTTCAAGGAAAAGTCACAACACCGTCAAAGGACGTCATTGACATGTATAGTGAACCTGGAGCAGTGCCCAGCGTTAAAGCATATTTAGCCAATGTCACTGACGTCACAGCGGGACAGTATGACATTGTGATTACAGAGAGCCTCGGTGTAAGAACAGAGTCGAAATATTCCAGGGAAACCATTACAGTTCACA aTTCCACTCATGTTGACGAATACTTATACAGAATTGGTTTGGTCACTGATGAGATAAGAGGTTACATTCCAGAATGGAAAGACTATTGGTATGATGGGGTCGATAATACGTACATTTCTGACGGAGGTTTCGATATGTATGACCGAGGAAATTAC atttCGTATTCGTGGATGGAAAATAATCTGGCCGGAATGGAAACCCACATACCATATGGAAAACCTTTTAA ATATGAATCGTTTGAATTTTCGTCAAAAGCATTTTATCCCTTTGTTACTTTGATGTGGATTGACAATAGTAATCAAATTGGATCCGATTATTCAATAACG GTCGAAGGGAGAGCGGGCGCAGCTTTCGATTCGGTGGTAAACCAATACACACGTATTTTGTTCGAAGGAACCTATGACGTCACATATATTGTTTTCCATCTTAATGGAACTTCAGCTCCGTCTATTTGTGAAGTCTATTTCTTGATTACAAACACATTC CATTGGAATTCTGTAGCACCATCCTCTTTTCATATTCATGCAGACGGTGCTTCTACTGGTATGCTGGAAAATACAGTTCACATGGGAGGTAGTCCAAGTAACGTCATGCTTGGTTATACTTTGCTGTCGAA AGCAAATGGTGCTGAAGTTACCTATCTTGATGTTGAAAGAGTCTTGGAAAAGTACGTCGATATAATTGCTGAAAGGGACC AATTCGGTATTCGAACGACATCTGACGACGGGTATTACGTTTCAACATCTGGCGGAAATGCCACCGTACAAGCAACAGTCACCACAAGTGGGAAATGGAACGGAATAAACGTTGAAGTTACTCTACCATCGGGCCAAATAAAACCGGTCACAGATTATACACTAGATCCAATTCACACAAAGAGAATTTACGAGTATCACATAATTGGAGCTAGATCTTCAGATATTGGAGATTATTCGTTTGCTGTCACAGACAAGTATGATGAATTAGAGACAACAGCTGGTTATTTGCACG TATTTACCACGGAGATTCTACCCACTTCGAAGTCTGAATATGTAGGTGATTCTGGCGACACAGTGACAATGGAGATATTTGTCCGCACCGAAAACACAAATCTTGGCATGTTGAACGTCGAAATCGAAACACCAAATCTTGGCGCCGTTCCAGTGACGGACCGGACAACAGATTCGACCAACATTATTACGTACCGATACAAAGTGGTAAACCCAACCCATGAACAAGATAATGGTCTTTATAGATTTCATGTTGTGGAGAACTTCGAGACATATACTGATGAAAGCACATGGGATGTAACGTTAGATG TTTTCTCTGTATCATCGTCAATTGAAACACCAAGCTACACCACAAATATGGGAGCTGAGACCTTGCAAATATCTGGATTGATTTCAACTTTGGGAAACTGGGAATTTGTAGACGTGACTATACGTACACCAGCACGTGGAACGCCAGAAGTGGCTGCTTATGAATCGACTGAAAATCCCGCTACTAGAATTTACATTTACACTATGAGAGAAGTTACGTCTAGAGATTCGGGAGCGTATCAGTTTGTTGCCACCGAAACTATCAACAATGAACAGCGAGTAACTGAATCGGAATCCATAGAAGTCATAGTAAAAG AGGAAAAATTATCTGGTGGAGAGATAGCGGGAATTGTTATTGGATCCATTGCAGGAGCAACAATTTTAATAGGATTACTTGTTTACTG CTGCAGGAGGGGTAATTCCAAAAGTGAAAAGTCATCAGTTCCACTCAACGACGACGTAACAGCTCCGGTAAAAGAGAAGTCACCTGAAAACACAGAGAAGAGTGTTgagaagaaagaaaaagatgATGATGTAACTGCTCTTTAG